In the Primulina tabacum isolate GXHZ01 chromosome 7, ASM2559414v2, whole genome shotgun sequence genome, TGAAATGCTGGAGTAAAATCTAGCTTTTGATTTCTTTTTTACGGTCTTTTTACTTATCTTCTCAATTCTCGAATATGCAATTTGTAAGAAAATTGTGACCCGTAAAATAAACGTGTTGAAAATTTGTACACGACAgcctcaaattttgaaaattgagatgcgTATACAAATTTGATTTGAATCTCGAGCTCCCAAAACACTCGGTGATGGTATGAGTGTGCCTATAAATACCGAACGCATTGAGGTCCCTAAACACACAATCTCATACAGAAAATACACAATCTAAAGGAGTGTTGAAGTGTTTAGAAGACTTCAACCGAAAGGAAATCAGAGAATTTCAAAgttttcaatggccggaggtaataCTCGATCTATTTCCGCATATAGTTTTCATGTATAcgtaaaacatgattttgagaaaaatttctgacatttggtatcagagtcgTATACCtttgccttgaaaatatttgttttcatatcaataactttaataaattattttggaaGTTTTAcgtaagaaatttgaaattgaagTTCGAATATTAAGAAACTTACCTGAGAATTTTGTTCTCGATCGGAGTTTGAAGTTCTTCTGTAAAAtctcaaaaattatatatttgctttctgaaattttttttcgagatgaggaaatttttttttttgagaaaaaaaaaaatattgccGAAGAAATTGTGAAGAAAGATGGAAGAAGACGATGCTATCAGAAAGCATTTACCAATAATTTAGACATTCACGTGAATGCATCAATTGGCTGCAGAGTATTTAATAAAGGAGCCTACATGTCTTTCGATTCCAAAGTGTAGgttgttttaattaatttttttaaaaaaaattaattaattaattaaaagtgGGACCCACGTGTTGTTAATAATttagttttattattattttaaataaaaataataataataaataatgattaatgtGTTATTAAGTTATATGTATAATACGGTATATACATAtagcatttggttaaatataCACATTAAAGTAATTTCAAGTTCGACGTAATTTCTaatacatgtttagaaattatttttgcatgttagataatgtcaaatattatggataagTGTTTGATTTGTACatacaaatttaatattatatttgcatttattctagaaatttaaatgcaaattgtattgaaaaatattttggaaaaacaataatcacattatgttcatattaaattatattaagttgtttataatttgaaatgaacatatcaagtaagatgtgaatataataaaatatttcagatattcacaaatgaacaaataatccacactttatcactactctgataaaagagaaaaactgatgaggagCTCACATTTTCACGTAAATgtgatcctcactttatcactactctgattgaagagaaaaactgatgaggaacgtatttgttcatattaagtaaaaatgtgaatattaagttatttaattaaaaattttggcttataaagattcacataaatgtggataattaagttgaaaaataattataaggtgacgTGAGAAAACATGATCTGAGAGAGTTCTTCATAGATCGGTTTAAACTGCCCTGACTAGCCACTGGTCTCCCTGAGGAACGTTGCTATGTCTAggagttaggtatttaaagggccttagcactacctatctttcctgggagcactcttggattgcgaaataattattatataaagcattaagtaaagccaaaattttgtccggtgaaccgtataattttaaataattgaggaataaCCACAGTatccttaattatgaaaaattatgcattGAGTAgatttggatcacataatggacatcaattgtaattaattatataaacataataaattttaccccacatggatttttattatatttatataactaattaggttaaaatatcaaattatatttttcttaatttacccacaggagttaaggaaaatacattttgatagttttatcataaagttacagaaaaatcttattgaattaaaattttagcccacatgcaaattttatgtcactagatttttaaaacatgaattacattggtaaaacatgatattgtctcaaaattttaaacatatgatattttgtgcagttatgcaacctgcgattttttctgatatgaaatgtgacattcccGATCTAAAGggcgataattataaaatttggaaagaaaaaattcttcttcaattgggGTGAATGGATATCGATTATGCTATACGGAAAGATGAACCATctgctattactgaaaacagcattccggatgatgttgatctttatgaaaaatgggagcgatctaatcgactctgtgtaatgttcataaagaccaaaatctctgctGGTATGCGTGGTTCTGTCGATCAGCATAATAATGTCAAAGAATTACTAAATGCTATTGATGAACAGTTTCAGTATTCAGATAAGGCACTTGTCAGTACCATAATTATggaattctcttcattaaggctcaccagtgtgagaggtgtgcgagagcacatcatgaaaatgcgggacatagcggctcggctcaagacacttgaagtggaaatgtctgagacttttcttgtgcactacattttatgcactcttccacaACAATATGGACACTTCAAAATTTCCTACAATACACATAAGGATAAATGGTCgattaatgaattaatgacaatgtgtgttcaagaggaaggaaGGTTGTTGATGGAAACGAGTGATAATGTATTTATGACTACACAAGAAAGTATAAGAAGCAAGCCAAAGTCAAAGAAAAAGGGAAAGGAATAATTCCACCCCAACCTAacatcaagaaagaatccaagtgtttcttctgtaaaaagacgggacacattaagaaggattgcaataaatttaaggactggcttgaaaagaaaggtattcctacttcatttgtctgttatgaatctaatatgaTTGATATAATTTATAACACATTgtggattgattctggttctacaatccatgttacaaatatcttgcagggtatgcaaaacctaaggaagccaatagaaaatgagcggagcatctattcaggaaacaagatgtcttcgcatgtggaggctattgggacttgctgcctagtgttgaatagtggttatattttaaaattggaaaagactttttatgttcctagtttttctaggaatttaatttcagtATCAAAACTTGTACCTTTTGGTTATTCCtttcagtttttggataaatcaataaatttgttttataaatcaaatcttattggaaatggtacaatgattgatggtcttttctctatttctttacaaaataataacaccactatgcatgttcaaggaggtattaaaagatgtgttataaatgaaTATTCCTCTATATTGTGGCACAGGAGATTGGGACATATCTCCATAGAGAGGATTAAAAGATTAGTGAATGATGGAGTACTtagtactttagattttacCGATTTTGAGATTTGTGTGGACTACATTAAGGGAAAGcagaccaataagtctaaaaaaggtgccaagaggagtacagaaatattagaaatcatacattcagatatttgttgtccaaatatggacatgcaaagtccgaaatacttcatctctttcattgatgattactcacgatacatgtatatctacatgcttcataacaaaaacgaagcactagaagcctttaaggtttttaaggctAAAGTGGAAAAGCAATGTGGAAAACATattaagattgtgagaactgataGAAGTGGAGAATATTATggtagatacactgagaatggacaAGCACCTTCACTCGAAACACTGAGAATGGACAATTGCCATGTTGTTTTCATCCGATTCACTCGAAACCGGTGAGTTGTTGTACATCTTCATCTTGCTTTCTACTATTGGTTTTGAGTATCCATTCGACCGGAATTCACCGCCGATCATCTTGTGTTTCGTGCATGATTTTGATCGACTTTCACAGTTGCCAAGTGATTTGATCTCTGATGATCCTCTGGAATCAGATGTTGGATGGGATTGGGAGCTTGGGAATGAAATGTCGCATGATCTAGAGTTGACAGGGGAGAACATGCATGTGACAGCAGGCAAAAGGTTTCTAACCAATGAATTTGGGTTTTTTGGGCAACAAATTTGGAAGTGGTCGAGAAAAGAGAGTGGATATTTATCACCTCTTCCCATATTTTCTCGACTGTGGAGATTGTAGAACGTGCAACACGAGACCCTGTTTATATAAGCAAAATTGGTGGATGCACGCACGCGAATTGAATTGGATAAACCGAGGGATCGAAAAAGGACAGGCCGGCATGGGATTTGTGAGTTTGCCACTGACCAAATCTTAGTTGTGCAAATGAGGTTTACACCTAAATGGGACAACGCACGAAATCTTTGGCTGCCTACATTTGAACTAGTCTTTCTAATGTAAGAGTAAAAATTGTGACCAAGTTATGTTTCAGGCTAGATATTTTGTTCTATTAAGATTCAAATTTAATAGACAGAAAAATTTATTATAGAAGTTATATATATGCGGCAATTGATTCTTATCCAATCAGAGAGGAAAGTGGAAACACGTACGTCCATTCTACTATGGTTTTGACGAAATCATTCCGAACCTGGAGTCAGTATCACGTAAGCAAATTACAATTAGATTATGATCAGCTAAGCAGTAGGACGCAACACGGATTGAGGGATTTGAAGAAGTGTAGTTGGCAAAATAAAATGGgtttcatttcaaattaaaaatccctcgaaatcaaataatttatttcgaCTCAACATGAGGGAATTTCATGTGTCTACATTCATTAATTAAAGAGGATGGTTATAATTTATAAATGCAATGCATCTTCTTGTATCAATTTGAAACCTGTTATTGGACATGCCAAATACGCTCTACAGGATTCCAGACCAGGGATGACAATGAGCCGGGATTAGATCCAACTCTgtattaaaattatttcatCCAAGTTTAGATCCCTACTCTGAACGGCTTTTGATTATTTGCTAAACATGCCGCGTTGGATACGGCCCAATCAACCTGCTATTTTCTTGATCTTACTTATCTCTCACAGAATTGTCAAAACGTGACGATGAAGTCTGCCAACAACTCGTCGTTTGACGAGACGGGGTGAGGCAGAACAAGCCACCAATTTTTAGTTATATTTGACAGGTTGATACGAGTTGACCCTCAATCTGCTACTTTGCGGGACGACCTGAATTTTCCAATCCAACTCTCCTATTTGACTGGATGAACTCAACCCATTTTGATAGGTCTAATATATCTACCACCTCATACGAGCTCGTTATCTCGTCTATAATGTGTGAGATGATTTGCTTATATAATAAATAGAAAACTGGAAAATCAAGATGATATTATAATTCTTGACATTGAAAAAATAATCGTAGCTGGATAAACTGAAAGAGTTATAATTTGGTTGGAATGGAAACTACAAGATTTAATTCAGTTTACAGtttgaatattttaatttgtcggataaatgaaaaataatattttactttTTTCTCGGTCTCACCCAACAAATCGCcgagaaaattaagaatttttttttatgacgtgGGGACTTAAAATCACTAACCTTCGGTATGTACTGGGTATATCTTCAGACTAACATAATAGCTTATAAATCATACTAACTAACATAATAGCCTATATGACAGACTTGTTCGATAAGATATTGATAGGATAATCAAACTTTTGATCATTGAATAAGTGCTAGCCTGCTCTactaataaaaacaaaagatatttaatttatttgtcaTGATCTATAAGCTAATTctttgaagaagaaaatggtTAGTTCGATCTTAATGCTTTAAGAGTTTATCCAATGAAACAATGCACAAACTGCTTATGAAACAATGCACAAACTGCTTAGCCGGAAAACAAAACAGAATATCATTCAAAAGTTCACCTCCTAGCAGAGCCGATAAAATTCTAGATCTGGTGCACTCAGATCTATGTGGTCCGATGCCATTGTCGCTCGGAGGAGCGAGGTACTGGGTAACTTTTATCGATGATCATTCTCGGAAAATTTGGGTGTGGACACTCAAAACCAAGGACCAAGTTGCGGAAACGTTCAACCAACGTTCAACAATTTTCTAAACTTGGTTGAACGGCAAACATGcattaaactcaaatgtattCGAACAGATAATGGAGGAGAATACATTGGAACCTTTGATGAGATATGCAAAAGGAATGGAATCAGACATCAAACAATACCACCAAAGACACCACAACTCAATGGATTAGCTGAGAGGATGAATAGAACTTTGGCAGAAAGAGTCAGAAGCATGCTCTTACATGCAAAGCTGACTAAGGAATTTTGAGGTGAGGCCGTGGTTGTTGCTGCATATATATTGAATCGCTCACCTTGTGTTCCTCTCAATTATGATGTCCCGGAGCAGGTGTGGCAAGGCAAAGAAATTTCCTATAATCATTTACGGGTATTTGGTTGTGTTGCTTATGTTCATATACCAAAAGATGAAAGACAGAAGTTGGATGTCAAAACAAGAAAGTGCATATTTAAAGGCTATGGCGAGGATCAACTTGGTTACAAGTTTTATAATACAGATCTCAAAAAGCCTATAAGAAGTCGTGATGCCATATTTCAGGAAAATGAATTCTTGGAGACTGCGGAAAAGGAGAATTCTGGATCTGAACAAGATCTGGAATGGTGGACTTCAACGGTAAATCCACAACCGGTTGAAGATGAAGAATTGCAGAACGATCATGAGAATGATGATATCCGTGTTCACAGTGAACCACCAGCAGAAATTTCTCGTGGTACAATGACCACACGTTCTGGAAGAGAAGTGCGACCCTTAACCAGATATTCCTCAAATGAATATATCATGCTAACTGACGGGGGAGAACCAGAGAGCTTCGAGGAAGCTATTATCGGTGAACACAAGGATAAGTGGATGGAGGCTATGCAAGAAGAAATGCAATCATTGCATGATAATGAGACGTTTGAGCTGGTGAAGTTGCCGAAAGGCAAGAAAGCTTTGAAGAATAAGTGGGTATTCAGATTGAAGCACAAAGAACACAGTAGTCAACCAAGATTCAAAGCTAGGATTGTCGTCAAAGGTTTCGGACAAAAACATGGGGTCGACTTTGACGAAATATTTTCACCTGTGGTGAAGATGACATCCATCCGGATTGTGCTAGGGTTAGCAGCTGAGCTTGATCTTGAGGTAGaacaaatggatgtcaagaccgCATTCTTTCATGGGGAGTTGGAGGAAGAAATCTACATGGAGCAACCAGAGGGGTTTGCAGAGAAGGGGAAAGAGGACCTCATATGCAGATTAAAAAAGAGTTTGTACGGTCTCAAGCAAGCaccaagacagtggtacaagaagtttgaatCGGTGATAACTCAACAGGGATTCAAGATAACCACTGCAGACCATTGTGTGTTTGTCAAAGATACCTCTGATGATGATTTGATGGTGTGCTTCTGCTCTATGTAGATGACATGTTGATTGTTAGCAAAGATGCTTCTGAAATCAAAGGCCTAAAGAAGCAACTAAGCAAGACTTTTTCTATGAAAGACTTGGGGCCAGCAAAAAGAATTATTAGCATGGAAATCCATCGAGACAGGTATGCCAAGAAGACCTGGTTGTCGCAGAAAAAGTATATTGAGAAGGTACTTCAGAGATTCAACATGGACCATGCCAAAGCGGTTGGATGTCCTCTTGCCAACCACTTCAAGTTGAACTCAAAACAGAGTCCTATTACAGAGGATTAGgaagaagaaatgaaaaatgttCCATATGCTTCAGCTGTTGGAAGTCCGATGTATGCCATGGTATGTACTCGACCAGATTTAGCTCATTCTGTAGTAGTGAGCAGATTCCTTTCAAGACCGGAAAAGGAACATTAGACTGCAGTAAAATGGATATTCAGATATCTACGGGGAACCTCTAAACATATATTGAGTTTTGGAGGATCTACATTTGAGCTTGTAGGCTACACAGATGCAGATATGGCTGGAGATGTTGACTCCCGAAAATCTACATCAGGATACCTGATTACATTTGCAGGGGGAGCTGTGTCATGGCAGTCAAAGTTTCAAAAGTGTTTAGCATTATCAACCACTGAAGCGGAGTTCATTGCAGCAACTGAGGCATACAAGAAAATGTTATGGATGAAAGGGTTTTTGGAGGAATTAAGTTTTGTGCAAGATCAATACAAGTTGTTCTGTGACAGTCAGAATGCAATTCATCTTGGAAAGAATCCTTCAATGCATTCAAGATCAAAGCATATTGATGTTCGTTATCATTGGATACAAGATGTATTGGAGAAGAAGTTGTTGAAGCTTGAGAAGATTCACACGAATGAAAATAGATCTGATATGATGACCAAGACATTGCCGAAATGGAAGTTGAAATACCGTAGAACTGTTGCAGGTTTGATCGAATTCACAAAATGGGCTTGAGGGGAGAATTGCTAAGTAATCAAGCCACCTAAATTTGAATTCAAAGCCACCTAAATTGAATTCAAATAACACCATTTGAATTCAACGAGATTGTGTTTGTTTGATCGCATGGATTaaccaaaaaattattttagtttATTTATAATGTTTTAATTTCGAATGATTATGTACTTTGTTTGTCGTGATCTTTCATGGATTAAGAAATATTTATCGGGATATCATCTCTTTCTTCGACAGGATTCTGAAAATTTGGGTATCAATACTTGTCGAGTACAGGAGCGTGAGGGaaaaaatcttaatttttatATGAACGGGAATTAAATAGGAGGCTACGAAATGAGGCCCTACCCAATGCTAAGCTAAGTTAGACGCAATGATTCGTAAATTAAAAGGATGTGTAATGTGTTTGATATATCGAAAATCTCAATGGAAGTGTTGCTTCAGAATATAACTTTTAAGAAtggaagttttaaaatattatatgaatATCGTGTCTAATTAGTTTGATAATATTATACAATTAactcaaaaaaatttattgccgcaatataataattattacatACAAGAACGGATTTGAATTTCATAATGTGgtcaaaaacttgtatgagacgatctcacagatcgtattttgtgagacgaatctcttatttgggttatccatagaaaaatattactttttatgctaagagtattactttttattgtgaatatcgctaGAGTTGGtgcatctcacagataaagagtcgtgagatcgtctcacgacAGATCTCCTCCATAACGTGAGGCCTATTCCGATCAACATGGAAAAATCTTCTAGGCCAGTTGTTCGATTTGATACGAAAGCAACATATACTCTACTTCTTGCATAAAGTTCTTTATAATAAAATCATGGAATGCCCATTTTCAACAATTGATGTATGAGATAGTTtacaaggaaatttatttatttttcattcataTTTATCTTTAGTAATAAAAGcacaagaaattattattttaattagttattaatCGAACCAACGAATCAaagtattttttatatatatattctaatGCGATAATCATATTACTTATTAAAATCACAATTAATAAAAActgacataaataataaaaaaatttaaaaatataaaccgAATTGCCATTACATGCCATGCAGTATTCTTCAAGGCAATCTAAACGGTACTCGACAAATCGGACAATTTAATCTCATCAACAGCCAAGGATCAATACATTGAGCATGAAACTTGTGATGGCAAGCCGGCATGGTTCTGCAGATCTCCCCGCACCGAAGATTTTCCAAGCAAATGGCGCAGATCGTGCAAGTTTCTCCATCTTCGTGGTGTAAACAGCTAATTTCTTGTAATCCCTCCACGGATATATGGGTGTAGGTGCTGTGATTGACTCGCAAATCATCGACCCTTACGTCTCGATCTTCACTTCGAGTGATGAAATCGATTATCAAATAGCAGCATATTACATATACTAGGATGATCATTGTTATGCAAATGAAAGAAAGAGGCGGTGGTGATTCTCGCAACGAAGGAACCATAATCTTCAATAGTCTCGAGGAGTGTTTATTTAGCTTGGAAACCTCGAAATCCTAGCTAGAGGTGGGAGTGTTCCCCTTTACGTGAAGAATTAAAAATGGTCCTTACGTACGTTATGGACAAAGTTGGTCATGGATAGCCAGCTTCGTCAAGTTTTGCCTCGAAATTCGTTCGAGTACTCATTCATTCTGCATATTCTTTGGTATGTTACTTTAATATCtatcatataacaaatatctaatatgaCATGACCAAATAAATTGTTTAGGTCCAACACATGAAATTCAATTTCCAATGAATATAAATGGAACATTGTAGTTTCATTAATCCACTTACTCGACCTACTTAGTTACATGAGAACTTGGTAGATCTATCATGCGTTCATTCATTAAAATATGTCTATGGTTAACTAATTGACGGACTGGCCTGTCTTAACCTGTCATCCCTTCGATCGGTCGTTCGCCTCTAGTATGATGAATTAAAGAGCAAATTGCATCAAGacttctttaaaaattttaagaaacTAATATATCCATTGTTAAAAATACGATAAATatgtttgatttttaaaaacttaTAAGAATGTAAAATCTTATCAATATTACATGTgggattttatgtttttgattggaatgagttgatcattattttaattgacAGCATGGGCAGACGAGGGAAAATAGGTTGACTTTATTGCCGTTTACGATCATTGCAATCAATCGTCACATGTTGATTTATTACAAAATAGACAAACTTGAAATGGTTTGTAAAAAATGGAAATAATATCCGTAAATTGAACGATTTTTcgattaaattataaatatttaaagttaggTCCGATTGCTTAAATCACCTTTTGATTATAGTAGTTTAGGTTCAATGTAAAATGAACCAAAAAAAAAGGAATTTTATGTACTTTGGGTGTATTTGCGGGAGATTTATCGATCTTAGCTACAAGTAAATTATCttaggtgattttttttaaaaaaaataatcattttagttttttctttttccttttatttatttagataaaaaaaatttatttaaaaaaaaggcCACATTAAGCTATTTTCTCATCAGAAACCAAATTTCTCAAATATATTTTCCAACTTAGCATTTCCGACCATCGGTTAAATAAGTTCTGACTATCAGTTTCAAATTTGGACGAATAAAAAAAgcgaaattgaaaaaaaaaatgcgaGTTACTATACTAAAACTATAAATTGACTCGTAataagattaatttttttttaaaaaaaaaagacaaattAAAATGTAATATTAGATGCTGAAAGTCGTGACAATAAATCCGAGATCAAtttcttaaattaattttttaaattctgagataataaatattaattattacatCCACGGGTTTAATGTGAAAAAAAAAGGTTCCATTGCCGGGAATCGAACCCGGGTCTCCTGGGTGAAAGCCAGATATCCTAACCGCTGGACGACAATGGATCTTGTTAAGCTatgacaaaatttattttaataacataatatatggagacaaaatattatgaatttaatattatttttaaattattaattcagTTAATCAATACTGTAGCAGAGTAATTTGTTTATGAATTACATTCAATTTTcagtaaaatagttaatgatttATAAATATCAAATGTATATAATTATCAGCATTTTTAAATTTGGATAAAATCGAAAACCAATTTTTATTACATTTAACTAACATTAAATACCAAAATTATAATTAACCTTAACTGGACAAAATCATCTTCTctgttaaatattataaataaaggttgtaaaattatttataaacaaCTAATAAGCTTAATCATGAAACACAACGTGTAATCGAGAATGAAATTAAATCACATTTATTATTCAATTATAATCAAATGAAATCcaaattgttttattttatttattttttttaaaacacaaaTAACTTTTGTTTATATTGAAATAATAGTcaattttaatttgattaaaatttcttCTTAACCTAGTTATCCTCAGAAAATGATCGTTGagaattaaaaacaatttaaatatttcaaattaaaaacaatttagaTCCAAACTCATCCCACAAATCACTAGGTCAACAACTTTTTTACCAAAATTCTTGAAATGCCCAAGAACTTCATTTAATAAAGATTACACCCCAATTCTACaaacactaaataaataaaaacatacaTCTCCCTAACTTTTTCACATAAAAAAGTTGAGTGGAGATGATAGAGATTCCTACTCCCAACACACATCCCATTTTTTTACCTCATACGTATTCTCTTGCGCATGATGCCCACCAACTCATCGTCATTCACTTTTATTTTACCCACTGCTTGAAGAATAACAAAAACAAGCTATGATGCCAAGGTACACGAATTCATTCCTCGTTTTTAGGTGCTTCCACCGGGGTAAGTGCACTTGTTGTAACCTACACAAACCATTCAAGCAATCAAAATTTATGCAAATTGATCTGTAATAACTCGGAAAACTTTATGGTGCACGGGTTTTAGAGGGCCATCGGTTGCGTTTTTCAGAGTGAAACGGCTCGTTATAGGTGGTGGTTAAGGCAGAAAAAGAATAACGGCTCGCACGAGTAAGGCTCGAATGAGTAGGCTCAACTTACTTTAAACTCATATGCGTAATTCACCGTGATTCTTGGGCAAAGAAACTATGTTAATAGCGTTTAGCTTGAGTAGTAGACAATACTTACTCGGGTTTGTGGAAGTGAGGGTGGCACTCTGTGTGAAGTCACAGTTCCATGGATTTCTGCCAGCCGTTTGATAAAGAAGATTCATAGCATAAGTTGCATGAGAAACAAGTGTGATTGGCTCAAAACAAGCACCTCCAGGCTGTATAGGACTACAATCGATCCCACGTCCACAAGCATAATCCAAGTTCGACTGCAACTGTGCATTTGAAATGCCTGCCTTTGGCACGCACCAAGTATCCTTTGTGGGCTTGGATGAAGGAGTCACCGGTGTTTTTGGTGTTGATGGAGTCTTTAAAGGAAAATAACTTGGTTTAGTTATAGATTCAGACAAAATGAATGTAGCAGGAAGCCAGAATTTattttgggggggggggggtggggGGGATggcaaaacaaaaatataaaaattaagcaGAACAGATTCTAAATCTACACAGTGCATCTAACAATCGTACAGGTACATTATGGAAAATTCAACCTTGAAAGTACTCGAATACCACATATGCGGTAGGAACGACTGCACGATCTCTTCTTAAGAAGAATAATGACTTACATGAGAAAACAGAGTGTACGTCATCGTACCGTGCAGTACCTTTTTCAGACTAAATTACATGAGCGCCGACATTGGCTAGTGAATGCTTCAAATAAAACTACAAGTGTTCTAACCTGGCTAGTTTTTGACAGTCCAACATCACAAGTCATGCTCAAATCAGGCTTAAAAAGACCGAACGATCTCTCGGAACTCGGTCCCGGCTTCAGGTTCTCATCATAGAGTGCAAAAAGATAGGTGTCGATGGATATTCCGGGCATTAATGGAGTTCCAACCAATGAtctcaagtgttgaattaaattGCCATTGTAAGCTTTGGCATTTTCAACACTGGGTCCAACCTCATTGCTATCTCCGTGGTAAGGCCATCCGGTTTCGGCAACCACAATTTCGACACCCTTGAATCCCATATAATTCAATGCAGATCTTATAGCATCCACctataaaaagaaaatattcatAACTCAGTTAAGC is a window encoding:
- the LOC142550923 gene encoding uncharacterized protein LOC142550923, producing the protein MGRGDKYPLSFLDHFQICCPKNPNSLVRNLLPAVTCMFSPVNSRSCDISFPSSQSHPTSDSRGSSEIKSLGNCESRSKSCTKHKMIGGEFRSNGYSKPIVESKMKMYNNSPVSSESDENNMAIVHSQIEKISKKTVKKKSKARFYSSISSPTSFNSSCSYSHPLNTTTEEHLHPREKMMQQKHIGPRRFKRFGSQERKHDELTVPLRESAERKPISERLMPHIVVKRSVDPYWDFKRSMLEMIWDQKMSDPKEMENLLMSFLSLNSTQHHKVIIEAFAEIWKEMYRGSWN